In the genome of Pseudomonas putida, one region contains:
- the rlmF gene encoding 23S rRNA (adenine(1618)-N(6))-methyltransferase RlmF yields the protein MNQKPTLHPRNRHQGRYDFPSLIKAHPELANFTITNPYGKPSIDFANPEAVRVFNRALLKAQYGIQHWDIPADYLCPPIPGRADYIHVLADLLADDSNGEIPRGAQVRALDIGVGANCIYPLLGHSDYRWRFVGSDIDPVALASARTIVQANGLNKAIALRQQANRKHILTGLLQDDERFDITLCNPPFHASRDEATRGSQRKWKNLGKQDPKRKLPVLNFGGQNNELWCEGGEIRFVTQLVEESAQYGAQVLWFTSLVSKASNLPGIEAALKKAGVKAQRVVAMGQGQKQSRMVAWSFQDDAARQTWHSSR from the coding sequence ATGAATCAAAAACCCACCCTGCACCCGCGTAACCGCCATCAGGGCCGCTACGACTTCCCCAGCCTGATCAAGGCCCACCCAGAGCTGGCCAACTTCACCATCACCAACCCCTATGGCAAGCCGAGCATCGACTTCGCCAACCCCGAAGCGGTACGGGTCTTCAATCGCGCCCTGCTCAAGGCCCAATACGGCATCCAACATTGGGACATCCCCGCCGACTACCTGTGCCCGCCCATCCCTGGACGGGCTGACTACATCCACGTGCTGGCTGACTTGCTGGCCGATGACAGCAACGGTGAGATCCCCCGAGGCGCGCAGGTACGCGCGCTGGACATCGGCGTCGGCGCCAACTGCATCTATCCACTGCTCGGGCACAGTGACTACCGCTGGCGTTTCGTCGGTTCGGACATCGATCCCGTGGCCTTGGCCTCGGCCAGGACCATCGTCCAGGCCAACGGCCTGAACAAGGCCATTGCCTTGCGCCAGCAAGCCAACCGCAAGCACATCCTCACCGGCCTGCTGCAGGACGACGAGCGTTTCGACATCACCCTGTGCAACCCGCCGTTCCATGCCTCCCGCGACGAAGCCACCCGCGGCAGCCAGCGCAAATGGAAGAACCTTGGCAAGCAAGATCCCAAGCGCAAGCTGCCAGTGCTCAATTTCGGCGGGCAGAACAACGAGCTATGGTGCGAGGGCGGAGAGATCCGCTTCGTCACCCAGCTGGTGGAAGAAAGTGCGCAGTACGGTGCTCAGGTGCTGTGGTTCACCAGCCTCGTATCCAAGGCCAGCAACCTGCCCGGCATCGAGGCGGCGCTGAAGAAGGCAGGCGTGAAGGCTCAGCGGGTCGTGGCCATGGGCCAAGGTCAGAAACAGAGCCGCATGGTTGCCTGGAGCTTCCAGGACGATGCCGCACGCCAAACCTGGCATAGCTCACGCTGA